The Oncorhynchus kisutch isolate 150728-3 linkage group LG20, Okis_V2, whole genome shotgun sequence genome has a segment encoding these proteins:
- the LOC109865233 gene encoding myocardin isoform X1 encodes MNAVKTTELSVHGKENRQSPGHLKTEEDNEDPQDKKDLSNHTTRKQPSTNVSKKVLQFRLQQRRTGKQLADQGIMPLKHGTLPKQEDSYAFEEDSSSDSLSPEQIHSSSLSPEQPHSDESQGSACPSFEAMGSTPSSSSSPALTRPRQGCQNRDPSDQSQEDGLSVANDRQSAAPPAVVNSKTPDKNRHKKPKDVKPKVKKLKYHQYIPPDQKAEKSPPPMDSAYTRLLQQQQLFLQLQILSQQKHAHTHSHTHSQYTHSRHAQHTQQRQHSFNYQPLHQPALAQKQSSEQLMVCTSSVPTNTVNSSSLSSVKTTYSGQTNVSSVKPAPLPPNLDDLKVSQLRQQLRIRGMPVSGTKMALIERLCPFKDHTSSPSHSGSNDITTITFPVTPTGSLSSYQSPSSSSTLSQGGYYPYPSTSSTPPISPTSSDLSLSGSLPDSFSGMPMSSSPLFCIQPSPGQLSAEEGQGGGGLCGVGLQGGEVGGMEREKDKILVEKQKVIEELTWKLHQEQRQVEELKMQLHKRKRCHGATQEGVLAPSQPHHLPLQQSPSLMGQHFFGVTVKQEPMSLSSSCPFSSPKHLKSPPGSCMEEMGHCGASLPSMGGPDGPRCLDQTTSSGSPSGMCAFLSPQCSPEDSPITKKSNSPQPSSPNNPYLLSLPLGRDRCSQPLNQASTRTCNMQIHQKNEGQAVNCSYPSDQRGLQSALPNSADNSLNRRVNLKSKNPNMQQIPILPCPQHVGQKCPVSSPAFCSSDSAASDSRQPPCYEDAVKQQLTRSQQMDELLDVLIESGEIPANAREERERSSVTKVVPHITVSPGTTDLADPKFHRRHYEHLSPSQLNYDHTANHIADSHLETLLGSPLGRGGEVALLKMGAEESGQGEEGDIGLEGYPGPNHHHQDKLLSNRGLMETPTPLSPIHSKVTSVAEVQGMVGMTFSESPWETMEWLDLTPPSLATGFSSVPPTGSSIFNTEFLDVTDINLNTAMDLHLEHW; translated from the exons TAAAACATGGGACACTTCCTAAGCAGGAGGACTCGTATGCATTCGAGGAGGACAGCAGCAGTGACAGTCTGTCTCCAGAGCAAATCCACAGTAGCAGTCTGTCTCCAGAGCAACCCCACAGTGATGAGTCCCAGGGGTCCGCATGCCCCTCTTTTGAAGCCATGGGcagcaccccctcctcctcctcatcaccagCCCTCACTAGACCTAGACAG GGGTGTCAGAACAGAGACCCGTCTGATCAGAGCCAGGAAGATGGCTTGTCTGTGGCTAACGATAGGCAGTCTGCAGCCCCACCGGCCGTAGTCAAC TCCAAGACCCCAGACAAGAACCGCCACAAAAAGCCCAAAGACGTGAAGCCTAAGGTGAAGAAGCTGAAGTACCACCAGTACATCCCTCCGGACCAGAAGGCCGAGAAGTCCCCCCCTCCCATGGACTCGGCCTATACCAGGCTCCTGCAGCAACAACAGCTCTTCCTACAGCTGCAGATCCTCAGCCAAcagaaacatgcacacacacattcacacacacactcacagtacacACACTCCCGACATGCCCAACACACACAGCAACGCCAGCATAGCTTCAACTACCAGCCTCTGCACCAGCCGGCCCTAGCCCAGAA ACAATCCAGTGAGCAGCTGATGGTGTGTACCTCGAGTGTTCCTACTAACACAGTCAACAGTAGCTCCTTGTCTTCAGTGAAGACCACATACTCCGGTCAAACCAACGTCTCATCAGTCAAACCTGCTCCTCTCCCACCTAACCTGGATGACCTGAAG GTGTCACAGCTCAGACAGCAGCTGCGGATCCGGGGCATGCCAGTCTCAGGAACCAAGATGGCCCTCATCGAGAGACTCTGCCCCTTCAAGGACCACACCTCAAGCCCCTCCCATTCAGGCTCCAATGACATCACCACAATCACCTTCCCTGTCACCCCCACGGGGTCCCTGTCCTCCTACcagtccccctcctcctccagcacccTCTCCCAGGGCGGGTATTACCCCTACCCCAGCACTTCGTCCACCCCACCCATATCCCCCACTTCCTCAGACCTCTCCCTCAGCGGCTCACTCCCAGACAGCTTCAGCGGCATGCCCATGTCCTCCTCGCCACTGTTTTGCATCCAGCCGTCCCCAGGCCAGCTCAGCGCTGAGGAAGGCCAGGGGGGAGGGGGTTTGTGCGGGGTAGGACTGCAGGGAGGGGAGGTTGGAGGAATGGAGCGGGAGAAGGATAAGATTTTGGTGGAAAAACAGAAAGTGATTGAGGAGCTGACGTGGAAGTTGCACCAGGAACAGAGACAG GTGGAGGAGCTCAAGATGCAGCTGCACAAGAGGAAGCGTTGCCATGGCGCCACACAGGAGGGTGTCCTGGCTCCATCCCAGCCCCACCACCTTCCCCTCCAGCAATCCCCGTCCCTGATGGGGCAGCACTTCTTTGGGGTGACAGTCAAGCAGGAGCCCATGTCCCTCTCCTCCAGCTGCCCTTTCTCCTCCCCCAAGCACCTAAAGAGTCCTCCAGGAAGCTGCATggaggagatgggccattgcggTGCCTCCCTGCCCAGTATGGGGGGCCCTGATGGGCCACGATGCCTGGACCAGACCACCTCCTCTGGAAGTCCCTCAGGCATGTGTGCCTTCCTGAGTCCCCAGTGCTCTCCTGAAGACTCGCCCATTACCAAGAAGTCCAACAGCCCCCAGCCTTCCTCCCCCAACAACCCCTACCTGCTGTCACTGCCGCTGGGCAGAGACAGGTGCAGCCAGCCCCTCAACCAGGCCAGCACCAGGACCTGCAACATGCAG ATTCACCAGAAGAATGAAGGCCAGGCTGTAAACTGCTCCTATCCCTCTGACCAGAGAGGGCTTCAGTCAGCGCTCCCCAACTCAGCCGACAACAGCCTGAACCGCAGGGTCAACCTTAAGTCCAAGAACCCAAATATGCAGCAG ATACCTATATTGCCCTGTCCCCAGCACGTTGGCCAAAAGTGCCCGGTCTCGTCCCCCGCCTTCTGTAGCTCAGATTCAGCTGCATCCGACTCTAGGCAGCCCCCTTGCTATGAGGATGCAGTCAAGCAG caaCTGACCAGAAGTCAGCAGATGGATGAGCTTCTGGATGTGCTCATAGAGAGTGGAG AGATACCAGCTAAcgccagagaagagagggagaggtcctCTGTAACCAAAGTTGTGCCTCACATTACAGTGTCCCCTGGAACCACCGACCTTGCCGACCCAAAGTTCCACCGAAGACACTATGAACACCTGTCCCCCTCCCAGCTCAATTACGATCACACAGCCAATCACATTGCAGACAGCCACCTGGAGACCCTGCTGGGAAGCCCTCTAGGCCGAGGGGGTGAGGTCGCCCTTCTCAAGATGGGCGCAGAGGAATcagggcagggagaggagggggatattGGACTAGAGGGCTACCCCGGTCCGAACCACCACCACCAGGACAAACTGCTCTCCAACAGGGGCCTGATGGAAACCCCAACACCTCTATCTCCCATCCACTCGAAAGTGACGTCTGTGGCCGAGGTGCAGGGGATGGTCGGCATGACGTTTAGCGAGTCGCCGTGGGAGACGATGGAATGGCTGGACCTGACGCCCCCGAGCTTGGCGACGGGATTCAGCTCTGTCCCTCCAACCGGGTCAAGCATCTTCAACACAGAGTTCCTGGACGTTACAGACATCAACCTGAATACAGCCATGGACCTTCATCTAGAGCACTGGTGA
- the LOC109865233 gene encoding myocardin isoform X4, which yields MTLLGSERSILIRSKFRSVLQFRLQQRRTGKQLADQGIMPLKHGTLPKQEDSYAFEEDSSSDSLSPEQIHSSSLSPEQPHSDESQGSACPSFEAMGSTPSSSSSPALTRPRQGCQNRDPSDQSQEDGLSVANDRQSAAPPAVVNSKTPDKNRHKKPKDVKPKVKKLKYHQYIPPDQKAEKSPPPMDSAYTRLLQQQQLFLQLQILSQQKHAHTHSHTHSQYTHSRHAQHTQQRQHSFNYQPLHQPALAQKQSSEQLMVCTSSVPTNTVNSSSLSSVKTTYSGQTNVSSVKPAPLPPNLDDLKVSQLRQQLRIRGMPVSGTKMALIERLCPFKDHTSSPSHSGSNDITTITFPVTPTGSLSSYQSPSSSSTLSQGGYYPYPSTSSTPPISPTSSDLSLSGSLPDSFSGMPMSSSPLFCIQPSPGQLSAEEGQGGGGLCGVGLQGGEVGGMEREKDKILVEKQKVIEELTWKLHQEQRQVEELKMQLHKRKRCHGATQEGVLAPSQPHHLPLQQSPSLMGQHFFGVTVKQEPMSLSSSCPFSSPKHLKSPPGSCMEEMGHCGASLPSMGGPDGPRCLDQTTSSGSPSGMCAFLSPQCSPEDSPITKKSNSPQPSSPNNPYLLSLPLGRDRCSQPLNQASTRTCNMQIHQKNEGQAVNCSYPSDQRGLQSALPNSADNSLNRRVNLKSKNPNMQQIPILPCPQHVGQKCPVSSPAFCSSDSAASDSRQPPCYEDAVKQQLTRSQQMDELLDVLIESGEIPANAREERERSSVTKVVPHITVSPGTTDLADPKFHRRHYEHLSPSQLNYDHTANHIADSHLETLLGSPLGRGGEVALLKMGAEESGQGEEGDIGLEGYPGPNHHHQDKLLSNRGLMETPTPLSPIHSKVTSVAEVQGMVGMTFSESPWETMEWLDLTPPSLATGFSSVPPTGSSIFNTEFLDVTDINLNTAMDLHLEHW from the exons TAAAACATGGGACACTTCCTAAGCAGGAGGACTCGTATGCATTCGAGGAGGACAGCAGCAGTGACAGTCTGTCTCCAGAGCAAATCCACAGTAGCAGTCTGTCTCCAGAGCAACCCCACAGTGATGAGTCCCAGGGGTCCGCATGCCCCTCTTTTGAAGCCATGGGcagcaccccctcctcctcctcatcaccagCCCTCACTAGACCTAGACAG GGGTGTCAGAACAGAGACCCGTCTGATCAGAGCCAGGAAGATGGCTTGTCTGTGGCTAACGATAGGCAGTCTGCAGCCCCACCGGCCGTAGTCAAC TCCAAGACCCCAGACAAGAACCGCCACAAAAAGCCCAAAGACGTGAAGCCTAAGGTGAAGAAGCTGAAGTACCACCAGTACATCCCTCCGGACCAGAAGGCCGAGAAGTCCCCCCCTCCCATGGACTCGGCCTATACCAGGCTCCTGCAGCAACAACAGCTCTTCCTACAGCTGCAGATCCTCAGCCAAcagaaacatgcacacacacattcacacacacactcacagtacacACACTCCCGACATGCCCAACACACACAGCAACGCCAGCATAGCTTCAACTACCAGCCTCTGCACCAGCCGGCCCTAGCCCAGAA ACAATCCAGTGAGCAGCTGATGGTGTGTACCTCGAGTGTTCCTACTAACACAGTCAACAGTAGCTCCTTGTCTTCAGTGAAGACCACATACTCCGGTCAAACCAACGTCTCATCAGTCAAACCTGCTCCTCTCCCACCTAACCTGGATGACCTGAAG GTGTCACAGCTCAGACAGCAGCTGCGGATCCGGGGCATGCCAGTCTCAGGAACCAAGATGGCCCTCATCGAGAGACTCTGCCCCTTCAAGGACCACACCTCAAGCCCCTCCCATTCAGGCTCCAATGACATCACCACAATCACCTTCCCTGTCACCCCCACGGGGTCCCTGTCCTCCTACcagtccccctcctcctccagcacccTCTCCCAGGGCGGGTATTACCCCTACCCCAGCACTTCGTCCACCCCACCCATATCCCCCACTTCCTCAGACCTCTCCCTCAGCGGCTCACTCCCAGACAGCTTCAGCGGCATGCCCATGTCCTCCTCGCCACTGTTTTGCATCCAGCCGTCCCCAGGCCAGCTCAGCGCTGAGGAAGGCCAGGGGGGAGGGGGTTTGTGCGGGGTAGGACTGCAGGGAGGGGAGGTTGGAGGAATGGAGCGGGAGAAGGATAAGATTTTGGTGGAAAAACAGAAAGTGATTGAGGAGCTGACGTGGAAGTTGCACCAGGAACAGAGACAG GTGGAGGAGCTCAAGATGCAGCTGCACAAGAGGAAGCGTTGCCATGGCGCCACACAGGAGGGTGTCCTGGCTCCATCCCAGCCCCACCACCTTCCCCTCCAGCAATCCCCGTCCCTGATGGGGCAGCACTTCTTTGGGGTGACAGTCAAGCAGGAGCCCATGTCCCTCTCCTCCAGCTGCCCTTTCTCCTCCCCCAAGCACCTAAAGAGTCCTCCAGGAAGCTGCATggaggagatgggccattgcggTGCCTCCCTGCCCAGTATGGGGGGCCCTGATGGGCCACGATGCCTGGACCAGACCACCTCCTCTGGAAGTCCCTCAGGCATGTGTGCCTTCCTGAGTCCCCAGTGCTCTCCTGAAGACTCGCCCATTACCAAGAAGTCCAACAGCCCCCAGCCTTCCTCCCCCAACAACCCCTACCTGCTGTCACTGCCGCTGGGCAGAGACAGGTGCAGCCAGCCCCTCAACCAGGCCAGCACCAGGACCTGCAACATGCAG ATTCACCAGAAGAATGAAGGCCAGGCTGTAAACTGCTCCTATCCCTCTGACCAGAGAGGGCTTCAGTCAGCGCTCCCCAACTCAGCCGACAACAGCCTGAACCGCAGGGTCAACCTTAAGTCCAAGAACCCAAATATGCAGCAG ATACCTATATTGCCCTGTCCCCAGCACGTTGGCCAAAAGTGCCCGGTCTCGTCCCCCGCCTTCTGTAGCTCAGATTCAGCTGCATCCGACTCTAGGCAGCCCCCTTGCTATGAGGATGCAGTCAAGCAG caaCTGACCAGAAGTCAGCAGATGGATGAGCTTCTGGATGTGCTCATAGAGAGTGGAG AGATACCAGCTAAcgccagagaagagagggagaggtcctCTGTAACCAAAGTTGTGCCTCACATTACAGTGTCCCCTGGAACCACCGACCTTGCCGACCCAAAGTTCCACCGAAGACACTATGAACACCTGTCCCCCTCCCAGCTCAATTACGATCACACAGCCAATCACATTGCAGACAGCCACCTGGAGACCCTGCTGGGAAGCCCTCTAGGCCGAGGGGGTGAGGTCGCCCTTCTCAAGATGGGCGCAGAGGAATcagggcagggagaggagggggatattGGACTAGAGGGCTACCCCGGTCCGAACCACCACCACCAGGACAAACTGCTCTCCAACAGGGGCCTGATGGAAACCCCAACACCTCTATCTCCCATCCACTCGAAAGTGACGTCTGTGGCCGAGGTGCAGGGGATGGTCGGCATGACGTTTAGCGAGTCGCCGTGGGAGACGATGGAATGGCTGGACCTGACGCCCCCGAGCTTGGCGACGGGATTCAGCTCTGTCCCTCCAACCGGGTCAAGCATCTTCAACACAGAGTTCCTGGACGTTACAGACATCAACCTGAATACAGCCATGGACCTTCATCTAGAGCACTGGTGA
- the LOC109865233 gene encoding myocardin isoform X6, which produces MNAVKTTELSVHGKENRQSPGHLKTEEDNEDPQDKKDLSNHTTRKQPSTNVSKKVLQFRLQQRRTGKQLADQGIMPLKHGTLPKQEDSYAFEEDSSSDSLSPEQIHSSSLSPEQPHSDESQGSACPSFEAMGSTPSSSSSPALTRPRQGCQNRDPSDQSQEDGLSVANDRQSAAPPAVVNSKTPDKNRHKKPKDVKPKVKKLKYHQYIPPDQKAEKSPPPMDSAYTRLLQQQQLFLQLQILSQQKHAHTHSHTHSQYTHSRHAQHTQQRQHSFNYQPLHQPALAQKQSSEQLMVCTSSVPTNTVNSSSLSSVKTTYSGQTNVSSVKPAPLPPNLDDLKVSQLRQQLRIRGMPVSGTKMALIERLCPFKDHTSSPSHSGSNDITTITFPVTPTGSLSSYQSPSSSSTLSQGGYYPYPSTSSTPPISPTSSDLSLSGSLPDSFSGMPMSSSPLFCIQPSPGQLSAEEGQGGGGLCGVGLQGGEVGGMEREKDKILVEKQKVIEELTWKLHQEQRQVEELKMQLHKRKRCHGATQEGVLAPSQPHHLPLQQSPSLMGQHFFGVTVKQEPMSLSSSCPFSSPKHLKSPPGSCMEEMGHCGASLPSMGGPDGPRCLDQTTSSGSPSGMCAFLSPQCSPEDSPITKKSNSPQPSSPNNPYLLSLPLGRDRCSQPLNQASTRTCNMQIHQKNEGQAVNCSYPSDQRGLQSALPNSADNSLNRRVNLKSKNPNMQQQLTRSQQMDELLDVLIESGVSPGTTDLADPKFHRRHYEHLSPSQLNYDHTANHIADSHLETLLGSPLGRGGEVALLKMGAEESGQGEEGDIGLEGYPGPNHHHQDKLLSNRGLMETPTPLSPIHSKVTSVAEVQGMVGMTFSESPWETMEWLDLTPPSLATGFSSVPPTGSSIFNTEFLDVTDINLNTAMDLHLEHW; this is translated from the exons TAAAACATGGGACACTTCCTAAGCAGGAGGACTCGTATGCATTCGAGGAGGACAGCAGCAGTGACAGTCTGTCTCCAGAGCAAATCCACAGTAGCAGTCTGTCTCCAGAGCAACCCCACAGTGATGAGTCCCAGGGGTCCGCATGCCCCTCTTTTGAAGCCATGGGcagcaccccctcctcctcctcatcaccagCCCTCACTAGACCTAGACAG GGGTGTCAGAACAGAGACCCGTCTGATCAGAGCCAGGAAGATGGCTTGTCTGTGGCTAACGATAGGCAGTCTGCAGCCCCACCGGCCGTAGTCAAC TCCAAGACCCCAGACAAGAACCGCCACAAAAAGCCCAAAGACGTGAAGCCTAAGGTGAAGAAGCTGAAGTACCACCAGTACATCCCTCCGGACCAGAAGGCCGAGAAGTCCCCCCCTCCCATGGACTCGGCCTATACCAGGCTCCTGCAGCAACAACAGCTCTTCCTACAGCTGCAGATCCTCAGCCAAcagaaacatgcacacacacattcacacacacactcacagtacacACACTCCCGACATGCCCAACACACACAGCAACGCCAGCATAGCTTCAACTACCAGCCTCTGCACCAGCCGGCCCTAGCCCAGAA ACAATCCAGTGAGCAGCTGATGGTGTGTACCTCGAGTGTTCCTACTAACACAGTCAACAGTAGCTCCTTGTCTTCAGTGAAGACCACATACTCCGGTCAAACCAACGTCTCATCAGTCAAACCTGCTCCTCTCCCACCTAACCTGGATGACCTGAAG GTGTCACAGCTCAGACAGCAGCTGCGGATCCGGGGCATGCCAGTCTCAGGAACCAAGATGGCCCTCATCGAGAGACTCTGCCCCTTCAAGGACCACACCTCAAGCCCCTCCCATTCAGGCTCCAATGACATCACCACAATCACCTTCCCTGTCACCCCCACGGGGTCCCTGTCCTCCTACcagtccccctcctcctccagcacccTCTCCCAGGGCGGGTATTACCCCTACCCCAGCACTTCGTCCACCCCACCCATATCCCCCACTTCCTCAGACCTCTCCCTCAGCGGCTCACTCCCAGACAGCTTCAGCGGCATGCCCATGTCCTCCTCGCCACTGTTTTGCATCCAGCCGTCCCCAGGCCAGCTCAGCGCTGAGGAAGGCCAGGGGGGAGGGGGTTTGTGCGGGGTAGGACTGCAGGGAGGGGAGGTTGGAGGAATGGAGCGGGAGAAGGATAAGATTTTGGTGGAAAAACAGAAAGTGATTGAGGAGCTGACGTGGAAGTTGCACCAGGAACAGAGACAG GTGGAGGAGCTCAAGATGCAGCTGCACAAGAGGAAGCGTTGCCATGGCGCCACACAGGAGGGTGTCCTGGCTCCATCCCAGCCCCACCACCTTCCCCTCCAGCAATCCCCGTCCCTGATGGGGCAGCACTTCTTTGGGGTGACAGTCAAGCAGGAGCCCATGTCCCTCTCCTCCAGCTGCCCTTTCTCCTCCCCCAAGCACCTAAAGAGTCCTCCAGGAAGCTGCATggaggagatgggccattgcggTGCCTCCCTGCCCAGTATGGGGGGCCCTGATGGGCCACGATGCCTGGACCAGACCACCTCCTCTGGAAGTCCCTCAGGCATGTGTGCCTTCCTGAGTCCCCAGTGCTCTCCTGAAGACTCGCCCATTACCAAGAAGTCCAACAGCCCCCAGCCTTCCTCCCCCAACAACCCCTACCTGCTGTCACTGCCGCTGGGCAGAGACAGGTGCAGCCAGCCCCTCAACCAGGCCAGCACCAGGACCTGCAACATGCAG ATTCACCAGAAGAATGAAGGCCAGGCTGTAAACTGCTCCTATCCCTCTGACCAGAGAGGGCTTCAGTCAGCGCTCCCCAACTCAGCCGACAACAGCCTGAACCGCAGGGTCAACCTTAAGTCCAAGAACCCAAATATGCAGCAG caaCTGACCAGAAGTCAGCAGATGGATGAGCTTCTGGATGTGCTCATAGAGAGTGGAG TGTCCCCTGGAACCACCGACCTTGCCGACCCAAAGTTCCACCGAAGACACTATGAACACCTGTCCCCCTCCCAGCTCAATTACGATCACACAGCCAATCACATTGCAGACAGCCACCTGGAGACCCTGCTGGGAAGCCCTCTAGGCCGAGGGGGTGAGGTCGCCCTTCTCAAGATGGGCGCAGAGGAATcagggcagggagaggagggggatattGGACTAGAGGGCTACCCCGGTCCGAACCACCACCACCAGGACAAACTGCTCTCCAACAGGGGCCTGATGGAAACCCCAACACCTCTATCTCCCATCCACTCGAAAGTGACGTCTGTGGCCGAGGTGCAGGGGATGGTCGGCATGACGTTTAGCGAGTCGCCGTGGGAGACGATGGAATGGCTGGACCTGACGCCCCCGAGCTTGGCGACGGGATTCAGCTCTGTCCCTCCAACCGGGTCAAGCATCTTCAACACAGAGTTCCTGGACGTTACAGACATCAACCTGAATACAGCCATGGACCTTCATCTAGAGCACTGGTGA
- the LOC109865233 gene encoding myocardin isoform X2 gives MNAVKTTELSVHGKENRQSPGHLKTEEDNEDPQDKKDLSNHTTRKQPSTNVSKKVLQFRLQQRRTGKQLADQGIMPLKHGTLPKQEDSYAFEEDSSSDSLSPEQIHSSSLSPEQPHSDESQGSACPSFEAMGSTPSSSSSPALTRPRQGCQNRDPSDQSQEDGLSVANDRQSAAPPAVVNSKTPDKNRHKKPKDVKPKVKKLKYHQYIPPDQKAEKSPPPMDSAYTRLLQQQQLFLQLQILSQQKHAHTHSHTHSQYTHSRHAQHTQQRQHSFNYQPLHQPALAQKQSSEQLMVCTSSVPTNTVNSSSLSSVKTTYSGQTNVSSVKPAPLPPNLDDLKVSQLRQQLRIRGMPVSGTKMALIERLCPFKDHTSSPSHSGSNDITTITFPVTPTGSLSSYQSPSSSSTLSQGGYYPYPSTSSTPPISPTSSDLSLSGSLPDSFSGMPMSSSPLFCIQPSPGQLSAEEGQGGGGLCGVGLQGGEVGGMEREKDKILVEKQKVIEELTWKLHQEQRQVEELKMQLHKRKRCHGATQEGVLAPSQPHHLPLQQSPSLMGQHFFGVTVKQEPMSLSSSCPFSSPKHLKSPPGSCMEEMGHCGASLPSMGGPDGPRCLDQTTSSGSPSGMCAFLSPQCSPEDSPITKKSNSPQPSSPNNPYLLSLPLGRDRCSQPLNQASTRTCNMQIHQKNEGQAVNCSYPSDQRGLQSALPNSADNSLNRRVNLKSKNPNMQQIPILPCPQHVGQKCPVSSPAFCSSDSAASDSRQPPCYEDAVKQQLTRSQQMDELLDVLIESGVSPGTTDLADPKFHRRHYEHLSPSQLNYDHTANHIADSHLETLLGSPLGRGGEVALLKMGAEESGQGEEGDIGLEGYPGPNHHHQDKLLSNRGLMETPTPLSPIHSKVTSVAEVQGMVGMTFSESPWETMEWLDLTPPSLATGFSSVPPTGSSIFNTEFLDVTDINLNTAMDLHLEHW, from the exons TAAAACATGGGACACTTCCTAAGCAGGAGGACTCGTATGCATTCGAGGAGGACAGCAGCAGTGACAGTCTGTCTCCAGAGCAAATCCACAGTAGCAGTCTGTCTCCAGAGCAACCCCACAGTGATGAGTCCCAGGGGTCCGCATGCCCCTCTTTTGAAGCCATGGGcagcaccccctcctcctcctcatcaccagCCCTCACTAGACCTAGACAG GGGTGTCAGAACAGAGACCCGTCTGATCAGAGCCAGGAAGATGGCTTGTCTGTGGCTAACGATAGGCAGTCTGCAGCCCCACCGGCCGTAGTCAAC TCCAAGACCCCAGACAAGAACCGCCACAAAAAGCCCAAAGACGTGAAGCCTAAGGTGAAGAAGCTGAAGTACCACCAGTACATCCCTCCGGACCAGAAGGCCGAGAAGTCCCCCCCTCCCATGGACTCGGCCTATACCAGGCTCCTGCAGCAACAACAGCTCTTCCTACAGCTGCAGATCCTCAGCCAAcagaaacatgcacacacacattcacacacacactcacagtacacACACTCCCGACATGCCCAACACACACAGCAACGCCAGCATAGCTTCAACTACCAGCCTCTGCACCAGCCGGCCCTAGCCCAGAA ACAATCCAGTGAGCAGCTGATGGTGTGTACCTCGAGTGTTCCTACTAACACAGTCAACAGTAGCTCCTTGTCTTCAGTGAAGACCACATACTCCGGTCAAACCAACGTCTCATCAGTCAAACCTGCTCCTCTCCCACCTAACCTGGATGACCTGAAG GTGTCACAGCTCAGACAGCAGCTGCGGATCCGGGGCATGCCAGTCTCAGGAACCAAGATGGCCCTCATCGAGAGACTCTGCCCCTTCAAGGACCACACCTCAAGCCCCTCCCATTCAGGCTCCAATGACATCACCACAATCACCTTCCCTGTCACCCCCACGGGGTCCCTGTCCTCCTACcagtccccctcctcctccagcacccTCTCCCAGGGCGGGTATTACCCCTACCCCAGCACTTCGTCCACCCCACCCATATCCCCCACTTCCTCAGACCTCTCCCTCAGCGGCTCACTCCCAGACAGCTTCAGCGGCATGCCCATGTCCTCCTCGCCACTGTTTTGCATCCAGCCGTCCCCAGGCCAGCTCAGCGCTGAGGAAGGCCAGGGGGGAGGGGGTTTGTGCGGGGTAGGACTGCAGGGAGGGGAGGTTGGAGGAATGGAGCGGGAGAAGGATAAGATTTTGGTGGAAAAACAGAAAGTGATTGAGGAGCTGACGTGGAAGTTGCACCAGGAACAGAGACAG GTGGAGGAGCTCAAGATGCAGCTGCACAAGAGGAAGCGTTGCCATGGCGCCACACAGGAGGGTGTCCTGGCTCCATCCCAGCCCCACCACCTTCCCCTCCAGCAATCCCCGTCCCTGATGGGGCAGCACTTCTTTGGGGTGACAGTCAAGCAGGAGCCCATGTCCCTCTCCTCCAGCTGCCCTTTCTCCTCCCCCAAGCACCTAAAGAGTCCTCCAGGAAGCTGCATggaggagatgggccattgcggTGCCTCCCTGCCCAGTATGGGGGGCCCTGATGGGCCACGATGCCTGGACCAGACCACCTCCTCTGGAAGTCCCTCAGGCATGTGTGCCTTCCTGAGTCCCCAGTGCTCTCCTGAAGACTCGCCCATTACCAAGAAGTCCAACAGCCCCCAGCCTTCCTCCCCCAACAACCCCTACCTGCTGTCACTGCCGCTGGGCAGAGACAGGTGCAGCCAGCCCCTCAACCAGGCCAGCACCAGGACCTGCAACATGCAG ATTCACCAGAAGAATGAAGGCCAGGCTGTAAACTGCTCCTATCCCTCTGACCAGAGAGGGCTTCAGTCAGCGCTCCCCAACTCAGCCGACAACAGCCTGAACCGCAGGGTCAACCTTAAGTCCAAGAACCCAAATATGCAGCAG ATACCTATATTGCCCTGTCCCCAGCACGTTGGCCAAAAGTGCCCGGTCTCGTCCCCCGCCTTCTGTAGCTCAGATTCAGCTGCATCCGACTCTAGGCAGCCCCCTTGCTATGAGGATGCAGTCAAGCAG caaCTGACCAGAAGTCAGCAGATGGATGAGCTTCTGGATGTGCTCATAGAGAGTGGAG TGTCCCCTGGAACCACCGACCTTGCCGACCCAAAGTTCCACCGAAGACACTATGAACACCTGTCCCCCTCCCAGCTCAATTACGATCACACAGCCAATCACATTGCAGACAGCCACCTGGAGACCCTGCTGGGAAGCCCTCTAGGCCGAGGGGGTGAGGTCGCCCTTCTCAAGATGGGCGCAGAGGAATcagggcagggagaggagggggatattGGACTAGAGGGCTACCCCGGTCCGAACCACCACCACCAGGACAAACTGCTCTCCAACAGGGGCCTGATGGAAACCCCAACACCTCTATCTCCCATCCACTCGAAAGTGACGTCTGTGGCCGAGGTGCAGGGGATGGTCGGCATGACGTTTAGCGAGTCGCCGTGGGAGACGATGGAATGGCTGGACCTGACGCCCCCGAGCTTGGCGACGGGATTCAGCTCTGTCCCTCCAACCGGGTCAAGCATCTTCAACACAGAGTTCCTGGACGTTACAGACATCAACCTGAATACAGCCATGGACCTTCATCTAGAGCACTGGTGA